In a single window of the Bradyrhizobium erythrophlei genome:
- a CDS encoding MBL fold metallo-hydrolase produces the protein MALEIKILDYGDIELESSFLVLGRDCGRTRRVLTLGFLITGGPYPIVVDTGYRSNQIMETLGMRGLQFHENMIENQLAKHGVRMGDVRYVAHTHLHIDHAGKDDLFPMNTTVIVNRKELEYSVSGLQHPQYPAPDIKHLIDRLHTKSALRLMDLEITGPVELIPGVYLEAAGAHTEGSMNIHVHTAEGVATICGDVLYDINDQLVEPFRQIHDAEPQTTGNHGLSKRAEKGAIKKLVNNARFLLPIHDRPCKVEGGVVTGRLQDSVPGPIVQSYPKRQWFPA, from the coding sequence ATGGCCTTGGAAATCAAGATTCTCGATTACGGCGATATTGAACTGGAATCCAGCTTCCTGGTGCTGGGCCGTGACTGCGGTCGCACGCGCCGGGTGCTGACGCTGGGATTTCTCATCACGGGCGGCCCCTATCCCATCGTGGTCGACACCGGCTATCGCTCCAACCAGATCATGGAAACACTGGGGATGCGCGGACTGCAGTTCCACGAGAACATGATCGAGAACCAGCTTGCCAAACACGGCGTGCGCATGGGCGACGTACGTTATGTCGCCCACACCCATCTCCATATTGATCACGCAGGCAAGGACGATCTGTTTCCGATGAATACCACCGTCATCGTCAATCGCAAGGAGCTGGAATATTCCGTCTCCGGCTTGCAGCACCCGCAATATCCCGCGCCCGACATCAAACATCTGATCGACCGGCTGCACACCAAAAGCGCGCTGCGTCTGATGGATCTGGAAATCACCGGTCCGGTCGAGCTGATCCCCGGCGTCTATCTCGAGGCGGCCGGCGCGCATACCGAGGGCTCGATGAACATCCATGTTCACACCGCCGAAGGTGTGGCGACGATTTGCGGCGACGTGCTTTACGATATCAACGACCAGCTGGTCGAGCCATTCCGGCAAATCCATGACGCGGAGCCGCAGACGACCGGCAACCATGGCCTGTCGAAGCGCGCCGAAAAAGGCGCGATCAAGAAGCTGGTCAACAATGCACGCTTCCTGCTGCCGATCCACGACCGGCCATGCAAGGTCGAGGGCGGTGTCGTGACGGGCCGGCTGCAGGATTCGGTTCCGGGCCCGATCGTCCAGTCCTACCCCAAGCGCCAATGGTTTCCGGCCTGA
- a CDS encoding AAA family ATPase, with protein MAIRSNIVGIDSPEALERALRSAFYLADEAIATSAYLALALGKPLLLEGSPGVGKTEAAKAIAAVLARKLIRLQCYEGIDASAALYEWNYPRQMLAIRQAGDESIDIYGEAFLIERPMLAALRAPDSTVLLIDEIDRSDQEFEAFLLEFLSDFQISIPERGTLRAVEKPVVILTSNRTRDLHEALRRRCVYHWIDYPDAEREARIVMMRASGVAEATARAVVKAVGKLRREPLSKAPGIAEAVDWAEAATLLHQGGARWPDAFKRAIGVALKDEEDLAFISGRLDALIAESAA; from the coding sequence ATGGCAATCCGCTCCAACATCGTCGGCATCGACAGTCCTGAGGCGCTGGAGCGCGCGCTGCGTTCGGCCTTTTATCTGGCCGACGAGGCGATCGCGACGTCGGCATATCTCGCCCTCGCCCTCGGCAAGCCGCTGCTGCTGGAAGGCTCGCCTGGTGTCGGCAAGACCGAAGCCGCCAAGGCGATCGCCGCGGTGCTGGCCCGCAAGCTCATCCGCTTGCAATGCTACGAGGGGATCGACGCCTCGGCCGCGCTGTACGAATGGAATTATCCGCGCCAGATGCTCGCGATCCGGCAGGCCGGCGACGAGAGCATCGATATCTACGGCGAAGCCTTCCTGATCGAACGGCCGATGCTTGCCGCCCTGCGCGCGCCCGATTCGACGGTGCTGCTGATCGACGAAATCGACCGATCCGACCAGGAGTTCGAGGCGTTCCTGCTCGAATTCCTGTCCGATTTCCAGATCTCGATTCCCGAGCGCGGCACGTTGCGTGCGGTGGAAAAGCCGGTGGTGATCCTCACGTCCAACCGCACGCGCGATTTGCACGAGGCGCTGCGGCGGCGCTGCGTATATCACTGGATCGATTATCCCGATGCGGAACGCGAGGCCCGCATCGTGATGATGCGCGCTTCCGGCGTGGCCGAGGCGACGGCCCGCGCCGTGGTCAAGGCGGTCGGCAAGCTGCGGCGCGAACCCCTCAGCAAGGCGCCGGGAATCGCCGAGGCGGTCGACTGGGCGGAAGCCGCCACGTTGCTGCATCAGGGCGGCGCCCGCTGGCCCGACGCATTCAAGCGCGCGATCGGCGTCGCGCTCAAGGACGAGGAAGACCTCGCATTCATTTCGGGCCGGCTCGACGCCCTGATCGCCGAGTCAGCCGCATGA
- a CDS encoding xanthine dehydrogenase family protein molybdopterin-binding subunit produces MFELRKDIFADERDDNLKEIGKGTQRQDMLGHVTATSTYFNDHKLQGMLHLKVLRSPHSHARLRRIDVAAAEKMPGVRRVIRGADVPRNLNTLLSLINFGIDDEPTLAVDKVRYKGEPIVAVVADSHREAFEALAAIRVDYEPLPSVFDVEETLKPGAPVVNETYPKNSFTFHDKYDHQKLRFGDVERGFAESDHVLEQRYQMSPIEHAPTETNGSIAAPDTNGRYVVYTSTQALFFSLDTCAKILDVPSNKLHFIGGTVGGGFGGKVDTMTEPLAILGAMLTGRPVRYVFGREEEMQFGSPRGAERIYVKDGVRRDGRIMARQVRSYFDSGAYTRLSSYAVIKCVAHIPGPYTIPNVHAEVFCAYTNRTPSTAMRGFGVTALDFALECQMDKLAHLVGMDPMEFRILNAYRDGDMKAHRRIAKNTALIECVQVAAEKAKWKIGEEFRRASSRKDGGGERAEIPLTPRDAIAAARPAAQQRTSYDRAAFAPPEPTPPPPPPPAPSPAPAASSHGATRFSSVFGRRR; encoded by the coding sequence ATGTTCGAGCTTCGCAAGGATATTTTCGCCGACGAGCGCGACGACAATCTCAAGGAAATCGGCAAGGGCACGCAGCGCCAGGACATGCTCGGGCATGTCACCGCGACCTCGACCTATTTCAACGATCACAAATTGCAGGGCATGCTGCACCTCAAGGTGCTGCGCAGCCCGCACAGCCATGCCCGCCTCCGGCGCATCGACGTCGCGGCGGCCGAAAAGATGCCCGGCGTGCGCCGCGTCATTCGCGGTGCCGACGTGCCGCGCAATCTCAACACGCTGCTCAGCCTGATCAATTTCGGCATCGACGATGAGCCGACGCTGGCGGTCGACAAGGTGCGCTACAAGGGCGAGCCGATCGTCGCGGTCGTTGCCGACAGCCATCGCGAGGCGTTCGAGGCGCTGGCCGCGATCCGCGTCGATTACGAGCCGCTGCCATCGGTGTTTGACGTCGAGGAGACCCTCAAGCCCGGCGCGCCGGTGGTGAACGAGACCTATCCCAAGAACAGCTTCACCTTTCACGACAAGTACGACCACCAGAAGCTTCGCTTCGGCGATGTCGAGCGCGGGTTCGCCGAATCCGACCACGTTCTCGAACAGCGCTACCAGATGTCGCCGATCGAGCATGCGCCGACCGAGACCAACGGCTCGATCGCCGCTCCCGATACCAACGGCCGCTACGTCGTCTACACCTCGACGCAGGCGCTGTTCTTTTCGCTCGACACCTGCGCGAAGATCCTCGATGTGCCTTCCAACAAGCTGCATTTCATCGGCGGCACGGTCGGCGGCGGATTCGGCGGCAAAGTCGACACCATGACCGAGCCGCTGGCGATTCTCGGCGCGATGCTGACCGGTCGGCCGGTGCGCTACGTGTTCGGCCGAGAGGAAGAGATGCAATTCGGTTCGCCGCGCGGCGCCGAGCGGATCTACGTCAAGGACGGCGTGCGGCGCGACGGCCGGATCATGGCGCGGCAGGTGCGCAGCTATTTCGACAGCGGGGCCTATACCAGGCTTTCCAGCTACGCCGTCATCAAATGCGTCGCGCATATACCGGGCCCGTACACCATTCCCAACGTTCATGCGGAAGTATTTTGCGCCTACACCAACCGCACGCCGTCGACGGCGATGCGCGGCTTCGGCGTCACGGCGCTCGATTTCGCGCTGGAATGCCAGATGGACAAGCTCGCTCATCTCGTGGGCATGGATCCGATGGAGTTCCGGATCCTCAACGCCTATCGCGACGGCGACATGAAGGCGCACCGGCGCATCGCCAAGAACACGGCGCTGATCGAATGCGTCCAGGTCGCCGCCGAAAAGGCGAAGTGGAAGATCGGCGAGGAATTCAGGCGCGCCTCCTCGCGCAAGGACGGCGGCGGCGAGCGCGCGGAAATTCCGTTGACGCCGCGCGATGCGATCGCAGCCGCCCGGCCCGCGGCGCAGCAGCGCACCAGCTACGATCGCGCGGCCTTCGCGCCGCCCGAGCCCACTCCGCCTCCGCCGCCACCACCCGCGCCCTCCCCTGCCCCGGCGGCGAGTTCGCACGGCGCAACGCGATTTTCATCGGTTTTCGGAAGGAGACGCTGA
- a CDS encoding xanthine dehydrogenase family protein molybdopterin-binding subunit, whose amino-acid sequence MAKLRGRGMSSMNYPIGMNLGGDPSQALVHSNPSGKFTVALSSIDLGQGMKSVTRQICAETLGVPVEDVYVDTADSDTGPHCMGSFASRGTHRVGNAVIAAAQEARGVMMEAAAEELEVNVADLETDGRGNIHVKGAPHRSISTKDVAIAAQFKQGRTISGRGIFLVPLSAVDPETGEMSPATCYAHACLVAEVEVDDETGEVAMIKMDSAYELGRALNPRMVEQQLVGGAWMGISHALYETPEPYYPDISHGPRDFTEYLMPGPGDICPHHIAVLERPAPDAPFGGKGPGEMCANPVLPAVANAIFNAVGVRIDDLPITPEKVLRAIRAQGGARPQARR is encoded by the coding sequence ATGGCCAAGCTTCGCGGCCGAGGCATGTCCTCGATGAATTATCCGATCGGCATGAATCTGGGCGGCGACCCCAGCCAGGCGCTGGTTCATTCCAATCCGAGCGGCAAGTTCACGGTGGCGCTGTCATCGATCGATCTCGGACAGGGCATGAAATCCGTGACCCGGCAGATTTGCGCGGAAACGCTCGGGGTGCCCGTCGAGGACGTCTATGTCGACACCGCCGATTCCGACACCGGCCCGCACTGCATGGGCAGCTTCGCCTCGCGCGGCACGCATCGCGTCGGCAATGCCGTGATTGCCGCGGCCCAGGAGGCGCGCGGCGTCATGATGGAGGCGGCGGCCGAAGAGCTGGAAGTCAACGTCGCCGACCTCGAGACCGATGGGCGCGGCAACATCCACGTCAAGGGCGCGCCGCATCGTTCGATCTCGACCAAGGACGTCGCCATCGCCGCGCAGTTCAAGCAGGGCCGCACCATATCCGGGCGCGGCATTTTCCTGGTTCCGCTGTCGGCCGTCGATCCGGAAACCGGCGAAATGTCGCCCGCGACCTGCTACGCGCACGCCTGTCTTGTTGCCGAAGTCGAGGTCGACGACGAAACCGGCGAAGTCGCGATGATCAAGATGGACAGCGCCTATGAACTGGGCCGCGCCCTCAACCCCCGAATGGTCGAGCAGCAGCTCGTCGGCGGCGCCTGGATGGGCATAAGCCACGCGCTCTACGAAACCCCGGAACCCTATTATCCCGACATCAGCCACGGACCGCGCGATTTCACCGAATACCTGATGCCGGGCCCGGGCGACATTTGCCCGCACCACATTGCTGTGCTGGAGCGACCGGCACCCGATGCGCCCTTCGGCGGCAAGGGGCCGGGCGAGATGTGCGCAAATCCGGTATTGCCCGCGGTGGCCAACGCGATCTTCAACGCGGTCGGCGTCCGCATCGACGATTTGCCGATCACGCCGGAAAAGGTACTGCGCGCGATCCGCGCCCAGGGCGGCGCCCGGCCGCAGGCGAGGCGCTAA
- a CDS encoding amidohydrolase family protein — translation MIPIVDAHHHIWRQADLAWLMGPMQPRIFGPYEAIRRDYPIEEFRSDLSESGVVKSVYVQTNWPKDRYEDEAVWVQRTADATGWPHAIVAYADFSVEDVRPQLDRLARHKLVRGVRMQLHWHKNPLYRFAEWPDLPLDPKIQRNVARLADYNWSFDLQVFASQMPDAASLAEACPAVTLVLQHAGMLEDLSQAGRSEWRAGMVRLGACPNVVCKLSGLGTFLHRNDPAHIAEVLRETVSIFGAERCLFGSNFPIEKLWTSYGDLVGAHRRALEGLSPQQQRAVLHDTAMRVYQITN, via the coding sequence ATGATCCCCATCGTCGACGCCCACCACCACATCTGGCGACAAGCCGATCTAGCCTGGTTGATGGGCCCGATGCAGCCTCGCATTTTTGGGCCCTACGAGGCAATCCGTCGCGACTATCCGATCGAGGAATTTCGCTCGGATCTTTCGGAGTCGGGCGTGGTCAAATCGGTCTATGTGCAGACCAACTGGCCGAAGGATCGTTACGAGGACGAAGCCGTCTGGGTACAGCGCACTGCGGATGCGACCGGCTGGCCGCACGCCATCGTTGCCTACGCCGATTTTTCCGTCGAAGACGTGCGCCCACAGCTCGACCGGCTCGCGCGGCACAAGCTCGTGCGCGGCGTCCGGATGCAGCTGCACTGGCACAAAAACCCGCTCTATCGCTTTGCCGAGTGGCCCGATTTGCCGCTCGATCCGAAGATCCAGCGCAATGTGGCGCGTCTTGCCGATTACAACTGGAGCTTCGATCTCCAGGTTTTCGCCTCGCAGATGCCGGACGCGGCGAGCCTCGCGGAGGCGTGCCCCGCCGTCACCCTCGTCTTGCAGCACGCAGGAATGCTGGAAGATCTCTCGCAAGCCGGCCGTTCGGAGTGGCGCGCCGGCATGGTGCGGCTGGGGGCTTGCCCTAATGTCGTTTGCAAACTCTCCGGCCTCGGCACATTCCTGCACCGCAACGACCCCGCGCATATCGCCGAGGTCCTGCGCGAAACCGTCTCGATTTTCGGCGCCGAGCGCTGCCTGTTCGGCTCGAACTTTCCGATCGAAAAGCTTTGGACGTCCTACGGCGATCTGGTCGGCGCCCATCGAAGGGCCCTCGAGGGTCTGTCGCCTCAGCAACAGCGCGCGGTGCTGCATGACACGGCGATGCGCGTCTATCAGATAACCAATTAG
- a CDS encoding vWA domain-containing protein: MSEFDPLPRAARPFLTFVSLLRANGFAIAPEQTTAFLSAISLLGPRHPEDIRRAGLAMLAPPPERHGAYNALFRIHFLGEDAPVLGDAEDDDDIVRVQDEQRGEGEPPPSDESNESGEAATGVETLVERRFGLAGRDEALRKLARDAPARLPQRRSYRRMRDRRGPLVDLRRTLRDAARNDGEVLKLARLKRRKRPRKILLLIDVSGSMKTRTEDNLRLAHALTQACQRIEVFTFGTRLTRVTRPLHFKQREQALAAAARLVSDWDGGTRIGDALQAFLAVPRFAGYARGAAVLIVSDGLERGDPFAMSDAVAKLSRRAWRLSWLTPLAVGRNFKPQTEALIAISRFVDDMVDGGSTLAIVDHVLALAHGKAA, from the coding sequence ATGAGCGAGTTCGATCCGCTGCCGCGCGCCGCGCGGCCTTTCCTCACCTTCGTCAGTTTGCTGCGCGCGAACGGCTTTGCGATCGCGCCGGAACAGACGACCGCGTTCCTGTCTGCGATATCGCTGCTCGGACCACGCCATCCCGAGGACATCCGCCGCGCCGGCCTCGCCATGCTCGCCCCGCCGCCCGAGCGCCACGGCGCCTATAATGCGCTGTTTCGAATACATTTCCTCGGTGAAGACGCGCCCGTTCTCGGCGACGCCGAGGATGACGACGACATCGTGCGCGTGCAGGACGAGCAGCGCGGCGAAGGCGAGCCGCCACCGTCGGACGAGTCAAATGAGTCCGGGGAAGCCGCGACCGGCGTGGAAACGCTGGTCGAGCGCCGCTTCGGTCTCGCCGGCCGCGACGAGGCGTTGCGAAAGCTCGCGCGCGACGCGCCGGCGCGTCTGCCGCAGCGGCGCAGCTACCGGCGCATGCGCGACCGCCGAGGCCCCCTGGTCGATCTCAGGCGAACCCTGCGCGACGCCGCGCGCAATGACGGCGAAGTGCTGAAACTGGCCCGATTGAAGCGCCGCAAGCGCCCGCGGAAAATCCTGCTGCTGATCGATGTTTCCGGATCGATGAAGACACGCACGGAGGACAATCTTCGCCTTGCCCATGCGCTGACCCAGGCTTGCCAGCGGATCGAGGTGTTCACCTTCGGCACGCGGCTTACGCGCGTGACGCGGCCACTGCATTTCAAACAGCGCGAACAGGCGCTGGCCGCCGCGGCGCGGCTGGTCAGCGACTGGGACGGCGGCACCCGTATCGGCGACGCGTTGCAGGCCTTTCTCGCCGTGCCTCGCTTTGCCGGCTATGCGCGCGGCGCCGCCGTGCTGATCGTTTCCGACGGGCTCGAGCGCGGCGATCCCTTCGCGATGAGCGACGCGGTCGCCAAGCTCTCGCGCCGCGCCTGGCGCCTGAGCTGGCTGACGCCGCTGGCCGTCGGCAGGAATTTCAAGCCGCAGACCGAAGCCCTGATCGCGATTTCGCGTTTCGTCGACGACATGGTCGACGGCGGCTCAACGCTGGCGATCGTCGACCACGTCCTCGCACTAGCCCATGGAAAAGCCGCATGA